A single window of Papio anubis isolate 15944 chromosome 8, Panubis1.0, whole genome shotgun sequence DNA harbors:
- the MAFA gene encoding transcription factor MafA, which translates to MAAELAMGPELPSSPLAIEYVNDFDLMKFEVKKEPPEAERFCHRLPPGSLSSTPLSTPCSSVPSSPSFCAPSPGTGGGAAGGGGGASQAGGAPGPPSGGPGAVGGTSGKPALEDLYWMSGYQHHLNPEALNLTPEDAVEALIGSGHHGAHHGAHHPAATAAYEAFRGPGFAGGGGADDMGAGHHHGAHHAAHHHHAAHHHHHHHHHGGAGHGGGGAGHHVRLEERFSDDQLVSMSVRELNRQLRGFSKEEVIRLKQKRRTLKNRGYAQSCRFKRVQQRHILESEKCQLQSQVEQLKLEVGRLAKERDLYKEKYEKLAGRGGPGGAGGAGFPREPSPPQAGPGGAKGAPDFFL; encoded by the coding sequence ATGGCCGCGGAGCTGGCGATGGGCCCCGAGCTGCCCAGCAGCCCGCTGGCCATCGAGTACGTCAACGACTTCGACCTGATGAAGTTCGAGGTGAAGAAGGAGCCGCCCGAGGCCGAACGCTTCTGCCACCGCCTGCCTCCCGGCTCGCTGTCCTCGACGCCACTCAGCACGCCCTGCTCCTCCGTGCCCTCCTCGCCCAGCTTCTGCGCGCCCAGCCCGGGCACCGGCGGCGGCGCCGCGGGGGGCGGCGGCGGTGCGTCTCAGGCCGGGGGCGCCCCCGGGCCGCCGAGCGGGGGCCCCGGCGCCGTCGGGGGCACCTCGGGGAAGCCGGCGCTGGAGGATCTGTACTGGATGAGCGGCTACCAGCACCACCTCAACCCCGAGGCGCTCAACCTGACGCCCGAGGACGCGGTGGAGGCGCTCATCGGCAGCGGCCACCACGGCGCGCACCACGGCGCGCACCACCCGGCGGCCACCGCGGCCTACGAGGCTTTCCGCGGCCCGGGCTtcgcgggcggcggcggcgcggacGACATGGGCGCCGGGCACCACCACGGCGCGCACCACGCcgcccaccaccaccatgccgcccaccaccaccaccaccaccaccaccatggcgGCGCGGGccacggcggcggcggcgcgggccACCACGTGCGCCTGGAGGAGCGCTTCTCCGACGACCAGCTGGTGTCCATGTCGGTGCGCGAGCTGAACCGGCAGCTCCGCGGCTTCAGCAAGGAGGAGGTCATCCGGCTCAAGCAGAAGCGGCGCACGCTCAAGAACCGCGGCTACGCGCAGTCCTGCCGTTTCAAGCGGGTGCAGCAGCGGCACATTCTGGAGAGCGAGAAGTGCCAACTCCAGAGCCAGGTGGAGCAGCTGAAGCTGGAGGTGGGGCGCCTGGCCAAAGAGCGGGACCTGTACAAGGAGAAATACGAGAAGCTGGCGGGCCGGGGCGGCCCCGGGGGCGCGGGCGGGGCCGGTTTCCCGCGGGAGCCTTCGCCGCCGCAGGCCGGTCCCGGCGGGGCCAAGGGCGCTCCCGACTTCTTCCTGTAG